TGTCAGCGAAACCACGCGGTCGGCGTACGGCACCTCGTTTTCGAGCCTGCGTGAAAGCCTGTCGATTGCCTGCAACACCTCCGGCGCGAATACGTCGTCGGCGCGGACCATCACCATGTAACCGTCATCGCTACCGAATTTTTCGTTGAAATGCGCCTGGTCAATCTTCACCTTGTCCCAGTCGTCAAACCATTCCTCTTCGCTGCTCGTCATCTGCAGTTGCGGGAGCCCGAGGCATGCCAAAAACGTTACAATTGCCGTTACCAGCAGAATCAACCAACGAAACTTGACCTGAAAACGCCCCAATCGGGCAAAAACCTTGTTGACACGAGAAACTTGCATAAAACCCTCAATTTTTGAGGGAAAAATAGAGCCATAGCGCCGTTTTTTCTACTCCAAACGGACGGGCTCAAAAAATACGGCTCGTTTACCCTTTCTGCGGTAAGCGTTCCTCGTAATCGTCCAGGAACGAATGCAGTTCGCCGCCGGCCTTGTAGCCGGGGAATGTCTCGATGCAGACGGAGTGCAGGCTGTTGAAGATGCTCTTTTCGATGTTCGGGTTTTCGCGCTTGAGGCGCTTGATGAGCGCCTTGATTTCTTGGCGCTTGCTGCCGCCACCGCCGTTATCACAGACGGTGCAACTTTCGGTAAAGCGGCAGGCGCACTGGATAAACTGCAGCCCGTTGTAATTTTTCCAGTTGATAATGTCCTGCTCGTTGATGCAATACATGGGGCGGATGAGTTCCATGCCGCCGAAATTCAGGCTGTGGAGTTTGGGCATCATGCCCTGCAGTTGCGAGCCGTAGAACATCGCCATGACGGTGGTCTCGATGACGTCGGAGAGGTGGTGGCCCAGCGCAATCTTGTTGCAGCCCAGGTCCTTTGCCTTGTGGTAGAGGTGGCCGCGGCGCATCTTTGCGCAAACGTAGCAGGGGGAACGTTCCGTGTTGTTCGCCACGTCGAAAATGTTCGTCTCGAAAACGGTGATGGGAATTTCCAGGAGCTTCGCGTTGCTTTCGATTTTCTGGCGGTTGATTTCGTTGTAACCGGGGTCCATCACCAGGTATTCCACGTCGAATTTCACGTCGCTGTGGCAGTGAAGCATCTGGATGAGCTTCGCCATGAGCATGGAATCCTTGCCGCCAGAGATGCAGACGGCGATTTTGTCGCCCTCTTCGATGAGCTTGTAGTTCTTGATGGCGGTAATGAACGGCGTCCAGAGCCTTTCGCGGTAAGTTTTCGAAATGCTCCGTTCTACGCTTTGGACAAATGAAAGTTCGCGTGCCATCTGATCGCTCGTTTTTAAGAAATCCTAGTGAAAAGATAGAAAATTAAAGACGGCAAAGCCCCAACGGAGTGTGATTCCGTCGGGGCTGCTTCAATCCAAAACACTATAAGAAAGAAAAAGTCTTTTTAGGCGGTGGCGAGCGCCTTGCCGAGATCCTGGCAGGCGGCCTTGCCGGCGTCATCGGGGGCGTTCTCGATGGCGAGCGGATCTGCCACAAGCACGAGCCCAGCAGCTTCGGCGTCAGCCTTCCACGGATTCATCCATTCGCCGCCACCCCAGCCGTAAGAGCCGAATAGGGCGACTTTCTTGCCGTTAAGTGCGGGCTTGACGGCTTCGTAGAAGGGCTGGAATTCGGAATCTTCGAGTTCCTCGGCGCCCATGGCGGGGCAGCCCAGCGCATAGCGTGCGTATTCGCCCAACTGGCCCTGCGAAAAGTCCGAGACGCTGAACACGTCGGCTTCGGCGCCGGCGGCCTTTGCACCTTCGGCGACGTATTTTGCCATCAGTTCGGTGTTGCCGGTTCCGCTCCAATAAATGACTGCGATTTTTTCCATTGTGATTCTCCTAGGTGAATTAAAGAGGTAAATGTCGTTTGATTACGCTGCGTTTCGGACGGTCAGCATCGGCAGCGAATATCCTTTTTCAAATAGTTTGTTGAAAACATCGAAGCACTTGCGAAAGCAGGCGAACCGTTTTTCGCATTCGGTTACATCGCCGTAAACTTTCCAGTAGCCCGTATATTTGCTATTCCTGCCGCCGTTGATAATGAACCCTTTCACGTCTTCGAGGGGGTAGCCCAAGAAAAGTCCGACTTCGTGCGGAAAACAGTGGCATTTGCGGATGCGCGCCGTCATGTATGCGAGTGCACAGTCGGTGCTAAAGTCTGTGTAGCCGTAGGCGGCGAGAAAATGGCGGATTTCCGGCTCGGCAATAAGCTTTTGCAGGGCGTCTTCGCGATAGACGTAGATAAAACTGCGACCGCAGCGTTCTGCGATAACGCGCACGCACACGCCGCGAGGGTTGAGTTCCTTGTTCCAGTGGGCGAGTTGTTTACACAGCGTTTCGCTGGGTGAAGATTCAAGGCAGAATAAGCTTCCGACCTTGAGCCCGGCGAGTGTTGGCGCGCATTGGCGAACGAGACGGTGGTCTAAAAGGCGATTCATTTTTATTGCAAACTACAAATAAATTGTAAAGTTAGATTTCTCTAACAAATATATAAAAAAGCCTTGATGTTTGTCAAGGCTAATTTTGTATTAATTTTTGTTCATTTGCAATTCGAGCATCTTGCTGAATAGGCCGCCTTTCGCCTTGAGTTCGGCAGGGGAGCCTGTTTCGGCGATGTGACCGTCTTGCAGAACCACGACCTTGTCGGCGTTTGCGATGGTACGCATGCGGTGCGCGATGATGATGACGGTTTTGCCCTTCACCAGCTGCGAAATGCCGCGCTGGATCTTGGATTCGTTTTCCACGTCGAGGCTTGCGGTCGCTTCGTCGAGCAAGATGATGGGCGCGTCTTTCAGCAGGGCGCGTGCAATGGAGATGCGCTGGCGTTCACCGCCCGAGAGTGTGTCGCCGTTTTCGCCGATGACGGTATCGTAACCCTGCGGCATTTTCTGCACGAAATCGTCGCAGCCGGCAAGTTTTGCGACTTTCAGGATTTCTTCGTCGGTTGCTCCGCGCTTACCGATGCGGATATTGTCCTTGATGCTCGTGTTGAACAGCACCACGTCTTGGAAGACGATGGAGAAGTTCTTGAGGAGCGTTTCGGGGTCAATCTTGCTGATATCTTGGCCGCCGAGCGCTACCGTTCCGCCTTGAATGTCCCAGAATCGTGCGGCAATTTTGGCGGCGGTTGTCTTTCCGCTACCGCTCGGCCCCACAAGTGCGGTGATTTCGCCCTGCTTTGCGGTGAACGAAACTTTTTTCAGAACTTGCTTGTTTTCGTTGTAGTTAAAATCAACGTCCTTGAATTCGATGTCATAGTTGGCGGGAGTGAATTCCGTGTCGCCATGCTGTATGGGCATCTGATCCATTTCGCGGAAACGGCGCAGGCGCACGTTCACGAAGAACAGTTCGGCGAGGTTATTGAATACGAGGAAAACCGGATTGTAGACAGTCGCCGCGCATACGATGAACACCAGGTAGGTAAACACGTCGATTTCGCCCTTGGTCCAAAGCCTTGCGCCTGTAATCAGCACCGTGGCAAGACCCATCTTGAGAATGCCCTGCGCCGAATTCAGGAACGAACCCACCTTCACGTCGGAATCCATCTGCGATTTTTCGTATTTGATGCAGTCTTTGTCAAAATGGTTGAGGTAGGCGGTTTCACCCGAATACGAGCGGATTTCCTGCACGTTTTCGAGACCTTCCTGGATGTCCTCCATAATCACGCGGCGGGCGTTATATGAATTTTCGAACCAGCGGTCCTGAATTTTCTTGGAAAGCGCAATGAGCAATGCCGCTGCGGGTACCACCCAGAAAAGCGCGATAGACATTTTCCAGTTGTAGCAGAACAGCATGATGCCAATTATGGTAACGCTTCCGATGGCGGCGAAAAGTTCTGGCACCGCATGCGAGAAAATCATTTCGAGGGCATTGCAGTCGTCCATGATGGTCGACGTCAAATCCGAAAGGTTCTTCTTGCCAAAGAAGGAGAGCGGCAACTTGCGGAGTTTTTCGGCAATCGAGACGCGGCGGCACATACTTTCGTCGTACACGCTGCTGTAAGTCGCGCTGTACGAGAACCTGTAAATGACAAGCATCACCACAAACAGAATTACCGCAATGCCCACATAGAACAAGGTCCCGTGCGGAGTTTTGCCTGCAAATTCACCAATGCCCATCTGCTCCATCAAAAAATAAAAGAGCATCATCATCGGGAACATGAGCGAAACAAAGTGCAGGAATGTCCAGACAACGCCACGGACAAACGTGCGCGAGCCTTCTTCCGAAAGAGCAAAAGTATTCTGAACCCACTTATACATTTTCGCCTCCTTCATTATCCTTGGAATTGTCGAGGGTCCATGTGACGGACTGCTGGTATTCGGCCCACATCTTGGCATAAATGCCGTTCTTTTCAAGTAATTCGCTGTGCGTTCCGCGTTCAGCGATTTCGCCTTCTTCAACAACGATAATCTGGTCGGCGTTCACCACGCTTGTAAGCCTGTGGGCAATCATCAGAACGGTCTTGCCTGCGGCCAGTTTGTGCAAAGCTTCTTGAATCAAGCGTTCGTTTTCGGGGTCAGCAAAGGCGGTTGCCTCGTCGAGCACCACGATGGGGGCGTTCTTCAAGATGGCGCGTGCAAGCACCACTCGCTGCTGCTCGCCGCCCGAAAGGTATGTTCCCTTGCTTCCGATAACGGTATTGATGCCAGCGGGCAACTTGTCAATGATTTCGCGGCACTGCGCAAGGTCAAGCGCCTTGTTTACCTGCTCAAGAGTCGCGTCGGGCGTGCCGTAACGAACGTTGTCCAGAATGCTCATCTTGAAAAGGCGGGTGTTCTGGAATACAAACGAAACGTTCTTCATCAGTTCCTTCGGGTCAATCTGCTTGACCGGAACACCGCCAATAGTAATTTCGCCGCTATCGACATCGAAGAAGCGCGGTAGGAGTTTTGCGATCGTGCTCTTGCCGCCGCCCGAAGGCCCGACAAGTGCTACCGTGTGGCCCGCCGGTACTGTGAGCGAAATGTCGCTCAATACCTGCTTGTCGGTATCGGGGTAGGTGAAGCTCACGTTCCGGAATTCCACATCGAACTTTTGCATTGGCATTGGATTTTCGCATACTTCCAAATCCTTGGTGCGTGCGATATCATTGATGCGGTCAATGGCAATGCCCGCCTGGTTCGTGGCATTGCTTAGGTACATGCTGCGCATCACGCACTGCGAGAACAGTGGTGTCACCAACACGTAAATCATCATGTTCACGATGGTGAGTTTTACATCGCCGTTGTTACCGATAATGAGCGCTGCCGTCGGCACCAGGAACAGCACGAATCCGTTCACGAGAATCGTGTAGATGCAGTAAGGGACCTTCCAGTTGTCGGAATAGGCCGTCACCATTTTGTGGTAAGTCACGATGCTATTGTAGAAACTCTTGAACGAAAAAATCGTCTGCTGGAAAACCTTGACTACGGGAATTCCGCGCACGTATTCCACCGCTTCGGAGTTCATCTCTTCGAGTGCCTGCATGTAGCGTTCCATGAACTTGGTTCCCCTGCGGCCAAGGGTGCCCAAAATGAACAAGGCGTAGGCGATAGGCACCAAAGAGGCAAGGCCGAGTCGCCAATCGAAAACGAACATCATCACAAGCGCCACGATGGGAATCAGGATGGTGCCCGAAATATCGGGCATTTCGTGCGCGACGAAGGTGTGCGTAATTGCAGCATTGTCGTCAATAATTTTGCGGAGCTTGCCGGTCGGATTCTTGTCGAAAAATCCAAGCGGCGCGCTCATCAGTTTTTTCATGGCGAATCGACGCAGGTCGCCTTCGAGCCTGAATGCAACCATGTGCGAGCAGGCGAGGGCCGCAAAGTAGAGCAATACGCTTGTGACCGAGGCGAGAACCGCTCCGATGGAGTAGTCAAAAATCTTGATGTTCGTCATGTCACCGCCAGAGATAACCTCGCGGACAATGAGCCACATCAGTAAAAACGGCACGAGCCCCGCGATGGCGCTCAATGCCGAGAGAATCAATGCAAGCGGGAACAGCGGTTTTCGCGATCCCATGTATGCGTAGAGTTTAGAGAATGTCTTTTTCATAATTATGCGACGTTTGTCATCCTGTACTTTTTCCTGTATTCCTTCGGGGTCATGCCCATCACATCCTGGAAGGCGTGCGCGAACTTACTCCCGTTATTGTAACCGACTTCGCCTGCAATCTCGAGGATTCCGCGGTCGCATTCCCGCAACTGCTTGGCGGCCAGTTTCATGCGCTCGCGGCGAGCGTAAGTGAATACCGGCAAACCGAACACGTTCTTGAAGCAGAGTTTCATTGCGGTAGGCGGCATGTCAAACTTGTTGGAAAGTTCCTCGATGGTGAAATGACTGTCCATGTTTTCGCAGATAAACGAACGGATGCAGTAGATTTTTTCAATTTGCATCGAAGATAAATTGCATTCGCGGCAAATGGATTCTCGCTGCGTGTCTAGGTTTTTCAGGGTGAGCAAAAGCTCCAAAATGGCGAGCCTGCCATATTCCGCCTGCAAATTCTTTGACTTGTTGTCAATCTTTTCGAAGGCGCTGGCGACTTCTTCCTTGGTGTGGACGATAAACGGTCGGCCCGGTCGGCACATTTTCTGTGCGAGCATCTTGATGTCAATCAGAAAACCTGCAAAATGTTCGCGGATGTACTTTATCGATTCTTCAAAGAACAAAATGCGGTCGCCGCAGTAATCGGCGGAACGCGTTAGCGCTCCCGAAGTCCACGCGTCGTAAACCAGCATTTCTCCTGCCTTCAGCTGATTGCAGGGGAGTGCTCCGCCGGCCCAGCTGATTTGCCCCTTTCGGCAAAATTCAAGAACCAGGAGCGGATCCCTTTCAAGCGTTGTATGGTAGCACCCGACTTTGTACAACCATTCAATTCCGTTAATATTCAACATATTTCCCTCAAAAATCTCTTTAAACCGGCTTTGTTAGTCTAGTCTTAAAAAGTAAGCCAAATCTAATTAGTAAACAAAACTTCGTCAAGGCTAATTCTGTGATGGCAATAAAAAAATTTTATTGCAAGAATGTCTGAATGGAGTGAAAAATGACTGAACGGAGTTAAAACAAAACGAAAAAGACGATTTCCTCCTTAAAAATCCAAACGGATTTTTCCACCTCCGTTTGGAGTAGAACACCCCTCAAATCATTTCTAAAATGCTCCGCGAAATTAACAACCGCGGTTTTTCCCGCACCATTTCAGGAGCTAATATGAAAAAAAGATTCTTGGCGGCGCTCATCGTGTCGCTCGGTATGCTGGTTGCTTGCGACGATTCCTCTTCGGCAAGCTCTGACAACGACAAGGAACTCTCTTCCTCTTCGACCGAAAAGTCCGGCAATAGCGAGGATAAGTCCAGTTCTTCGACTGAAAAGTCTAGCGATAGCAAGGACGCCTCTAGCAGTTCTAAGAAAGAAGAAAAGGGCGAATACAAGCGTGAATTCGCAACATCGATCGCTTCGGGCGAAACGATGTTCATTGGCACCATGTCTCTGGACCACACCGGTGATTTGGGCAAGGACTATATCGAAGTCGGCACCCGCGCAGGCGTCGTTTATTATGATGGATCTCTGTTCATTGCGGACCTTGACATCGGTTCCATTGCTCGCTACAGCCTCGATGACAATAACAAGATCGGTAAAAAGTCTGCTGAACTTACGCTCCCGGGCGTTTGGGTGAACCACATTTACTTTGTGAACGAAGAAAAGGCCTATTTGGGCGGCATGCTTGACTCGCTCCTTATCATTAATCCGAAGACCATGAAAACCTCCGGTGCAATTGATCTTTCCAAGTACAAGGGTGATGACGCTCTCGTGGTGAGCCCGGGTACTGGCGTGATTGTAGATGGTCGCCTCTATGTTGGCCTCTTGCAGAATGTGAGCGACTATGCAACTGGCAACAAGGCTCAGGTTGCTATCATTGACGTTGAGAAGGATTCTGTGATAGCCGTGGCTGAAGATGACCGCGTTGCAGCCGTGGGTTCGCTGGACGACTCTCAGAATCAGGCGTTCATTGTTGCTGATGGCTACATTTACTGCTACAGTAACGCCTCCTGGGGCTACGCTCCGGGCCAGGTTGACGGCTTCCTGCGCATCAAGGTGGGTGAAACCAAGTTCGATAAGGACTATGCTTGGCTCGTGACCAAGGAAGTCGCTATCGATGGTGTTACCAAGAAGGATAACTTCAAGTACCTGAGCCCCACTACTTATGCTAATGGTACTAAGGTTTATGCATTCTTGAACGTGATGGTGGACCTGCAGCAGGTTTGGACCGATATGGATAGCTACCACAATAACACTTGCAAGCCGGTGGAAATCGATCTTGCCAAGAAGACTATGAAGGCTCTGCCGATCGGCTATTCTTCTAGCTGGGCTAGCTACGGTAAGTACATTGATGAAGACGGTACCGTGATTTTTGCTGTGTCTACTGAAGAAGACGGCAATGCCTACTTCCGTTATGACCCGAAGACGGAAAAGGCCGAAAAGATTGCTACGGTGGAACCGATTCCGATGTGGATTGTGCCTCTCAAGTAAGAAAAATTCTCCATAAAACCTCAATATCCTCATAAACACAAACTTCCGTTCTTGCTCAGGCGAGAGCGGATTTTGCTTTATGAAAAGGAAAAAACTATTCGGGTTTTTAGCAGCCTATTTGGAGTAGAATTTTGAGCGAAAATTTGCTCAATTGCGCTGCGATGAAAAAGATGTTTATTTACAAAGCAACTACGCTTGCCCTTATATTTGCTACGGTTGGTGCGGTTTCGGTCCGTGCTCAAGATGATGAAATTACCTCGATAGACGATTTTCTAGAAGAAAAAAACGTCACG
This genomic window from Fibrobacter sp. UWT2 contains:
- a CDS encoding ATP-binding protein, which gives rise to MARELSFVQSVERSISKTYRERLWTPFITAIKNYKLIEEGDKIAVCISGGKDSMLMAKLIQMLHCHSDVKFDVEYLVMDPGYNEINRQKIESNAKLLEIPITVFETNIFDVANNTERSPCYVCAKMRRGHLYHKAKDLGCNKIALGHHLSDVIETTVMAMFYGSQLQGMMPKLHSLNFGGMELIRPMYCINEQDIINWKNYNGLQFIQCACRFTESCTVCDNGGGGSKRQEIKALIKRLKRENPNIEKSIFNSLHSVCIETFPGYKAGGELHSFLDDYEERLPQKG
- a CDS encoding flavodoxin, whose amino-acid sequence is MEKIAVIYWSGTGNTELMAKYVAEGAKAAGAEADVFSVSDFSQGQLGEYARYALGCPAMGAEELEDSEFQPFYEAVKPALNGKKVALFGSYGWGGGEWMNPWKADAEAAGLVLVADPLAIENAPDDAGKAACQDLGKALATA
- a CDS encoding ABC transporter ATP-binding protein; translation: MGSRKPLFPLALILSALSAIAGLVPFLLMWLIVREVISGGDMTNIKIFDYSIGAVLASVTSVLLYFAALACSHMVAFRLEGDLRRFAMKKLMSAPLGFFDKNPTGKLRKIIDDNAAITHTFVAHEMPDISGTILIPIVALVMMFVFDWRLGLASLVPIAYALFILGTLGRRGTKFMERYMQALEEMNSEAVEYVRGIPVVKVFQQTIFSFKSFYNSIVTYHKMVTAYSDNWKVPYCIYTILVNGFVLFLVPTAALIIGNNGDVKLTIVNMMIYVLVTPLFSQCVMRSMYLSNATNQAGIAIDRINDIARTKDLEVCENPMPMQKFDVEFRNVSFTYPDTDKQVLSDISLTVPAGHTVALVGPSGGGKSTIAKLLPRFFDVDSGEITIGGVPVKQIDPKELMKNVSFVFQNTRLFKMSILDNVRYGTPDATLEQVNKALDLAQCREIIDKLPAGINTVIGSKGTYLSGGEQQRVVLARAILKNAPIVVLDEATAFADPENERLIQEALHKLAAGKTVLMIAHRLTSVVNADQIIVVEEGEIAERGTHSELLEKNGIYAKMWAEYQQSVTWTLDNSKDNEGGENV
- a CDS encoding ABC transporter ATP-binding protein, translating into MYKWVQNTFALSEEGSRTFVRGVVWTFLHFVSLMFPMMMLFYFLMEQMGIGEFAGKTPHGTLFYVGIAVILFVVMLVIYRFSYSATYSSVYDESMCRRVSIAEKLRKLPLSFFGKKNLSDLTSTIMDDCNALEMIFSHAVPELFAAIGSVTIIGIMLFCYNWKMSIALFWVVPAAALLIALSKKIQDRWFENSYNARRVIMEDIQEGLENVQEIRSYSGETAYLNHFDKDCIKYEKSQMDSDVKVGSFLNSAQGILKMGLATVLITGARLWTKGEIDVFTYLVFIVCAATVYNPVFLVFNNLAELFFVNVRLRRFREMDQMPIQHGDTEFTPANYDIEFKDVDFNYNENKQVLKKVSFTAKQGEITALVGPSGSGKTTAAKIAARFWDIQGGTVALGGQDISKIDPETLLKNFSIVFQDVVLFNTSIKDNIRIGKRGATDEEILKVAKLAGCDDFVQKMPQGYDTVIGENGDTLSGGERQRISIARALLKDAPIILLDEATASLDVENESKIQRGISQLVKGKTVIIIAHRMRTIANADKVVVLQDGHIAETGSPAELKAKGGLFSKMLELQMNKN
- a CDS encoding DUF3793 family protein, with amino-acid sequence MNRLLDHRLVRQCAPTLAGLKVGSLFCLESSPSETLCKQLAHWNKELNPRGVCVRVIAERCGRSFIYVYREDALQKLIAEPEIRHFLAAYGYTDFSTDCALAYMTARIRKCHCFPHEVGLFLGYPLEDVKGFIINGGRNSKYTGYWKVYGDVTECEKRFACFRKCFDVFNKLFEKGYSLPMLTVRNAA
- a CDS encoding AraC family transcriptional regulator; the protein is MLNINGIEWLYKVGCYHTTLERDPLLVLEFCRKGQISWAGGALPCNQLKAGEMLVYDAWTSGALTRSADYCGDRILFFEESIKYIREHFAGFLIDIKMLAQKMCRPGRPFIVHTKEEVASAFEKIDNKSKNLQAEYGRLAILELLLTLKNLDTQRESICRECNLSSMQIEKIYCIRSFICENMDSHFTIEELSNKFDMPPTAMKLCFKNVFGLPVFTYARRERMKLAAKQLRECDRGILEIAGEVGYNNGSKFAHAFQDVMGMTPKEYRKKYRMTNVA